From one Marmota flaviventris isolate mMarFla1 chromosome 1, mMarFla1.hap1, whole genome shotgun sequence genomic stretch:
- the Zbtb47 gene encoding zinc finger and BTB domain-containing protein 47 isoform X2, with protein sequence MERPRPGRRGQRDPAGPCEPPAPRHHGTQGPACPPAYPPTCQLCLPERTARWTPLLVEKTTDSPAVEFSLVEDVALHFACLMGRLNEQRLFQPDLCDVDLVLVPQRSVFPAHKGVLAAYSQFFHSLFTQNKQLQRVELSLEALAPGGLQQILNFIYTSKLLVNATNVHEVLSAASLLQMADIAASCQELLDARSLGPPGQGTVALAQPTASCTPATPPYYCDIKQEADTPGLPKIYAREGPDPYSVRVEDGAGTAAGTVPATIGPAQPFFKEEKEGGTEEARGPPASLCKLEGGEELEEELGGPGSYSRQEQSQIIVEVNLNNQTLHVSTGPEGKPGTGANPATMVLGREDRLQRHSEEEEADDDEEEEEEEEGGGSGGGEEEEEEEEEEGGSQGEEEDEEEEEAHTEPEEEEEEEEGHSEQDPESSEEEEEDEEEEGEAEGGQGPVGTGGRQGSRADPPAHSRMATRSRENARRRGTAEPEEAGRRGGKRPKPTGVAPAPARGSPATDGLGAKVKLEEKQHHPCQKCPRVFNNRWYLEKHMNVTHSRMQICDQCGKRFLLESELLLHRQTDCERNIQCVTCGKAFKKLWSLHEHNKIVHGYAEKKFSCEICEKKFYTMAHVRKHMVAHTKDMPFTCETCGKSFKRSMSLKVHSLQHSGEKPFRCENCNERFQYKYQLRSHMSIHIGHKQFMCQWCGKDFNMKQYFDEHMKTHTGEKPYICEICGKSFTSRPNMKRHRRTHTGEKPYPCDVCGQRFRFSNMLKAHKEKCFRVSHPLATDGSPAPGLPTAPPAHTLALLPGPPHLPPPPPLFPTTAHGGGRVDANN encoded by the exons ATGGAGCGGCCCCGGCCCGGCCGCCGGGGGCAGCGCGATCCCGCGGGGCCCTGTGAGCCCCCAGCGCCACGGCACCATGGTACGCAGGGCCCTGCCTGTCCCCCCGCTTATCCGCCCACCTGCCAGCTCTGCCTTCCCGAACGCACGGCCC GGTGGACACCA TTGCTGGTTGAGAAGACAACCGACTCACCAGCGGTGGAGTTCTCGCTGGTGGAGGACGTGGCGCTGCACTTCGCCTGCTTGATGGGCCGTCTGAACGAGCAGCGGCTCTTCCAGCCCGACCTCTGTGACGTGGACCTGGTGCTGGTGCCCCAGCGCAGCGTCTTCCCGGCTCACAAGGGCGTGCTGGCCGCCTACAGCCAGTTCTTCCACTCGCTCTTCACCCAGAACAAGCAGCTGCAGCGCGTGGAGCTGTCCCTGGAGGCGCTGGCGCCGGGCGGCCTGCAGCAGATCCTCAACTTCATCTACACGTCCAAGCTGCTGGTCAACGCCACCAACGTCCACGAGGTGCTCAGTGCCGCCTCCTTGCTGCAGATGGCCGACATTGCCGCGTCCTGCCAGGAGCTGCTGGACGCCCGCTCCCTCGGACCCCCGGGCCAAGGCACCGTGGCTCTCGCCCAGCCGACGGCCAGCTGCACCCCAGCCACGCCACCCTACTACTGTGACATCAAGCAGGAGGCTGACACCCCGGGCCTGCCCAAGATCTATGCCCGTGAGGGCCCCGACCCCTACTCGGTGCGTGTGGAGGACGGGGCTGGGACCGCTGCTGGCACAGTGCCCGCCACCATTGGGCCAGCCCAGCCTTTTttcaaggaggaaaaagagggagGTACTGAAGAGGCCAGAGGGCCCCCGGCCAGCCTCTGCAAGCTGGAGGGTggtgaggagctggaggaggagctcGGGGGCCCTGGCAGCTACAGTCGCCAGGAGCAGTCCCAGATCATCGTGGAGGTGAACCTCAACAACCAGACGCTGCACGTGTCCACAGGGCCCGAGGGGAAACCGGGCACTGGGGCAAACCCGGCCACCATGGTGCTGGGCCGGGAGGACAGGCTGCAGAGACActcggaggaggaggaggctgatgatgatgaggaggaggaggaggaggaggagggtggtggcagtggagggggagaggaggaggaagaggaggaggaggaggagggtggcagccagggagaggaggaggacgaggaggaggaggaggcgcaCACAGagccagaggaagaagaggaggaagaggaagggcacAGTGAGCAGGATCCAGAGagctcagaggaggaggaggaagacgaggaggaggaaggagaggccgAAGGTGGGCAGGGGCCAGTGGGGACCGGGGGGCGCCAGGGCAGCCGAGCAGACCCCCCTGCCCACAGTCGAATGGCCACGAGGTCCCGGGAGAATGCCCGGCGCCGGGGCACCGCTGAGCCTGAGGAGGCTGGGCGGCGGGGTGGGAAGCGGCCGAAGCCCACTGGAGTGGCCCCTGCACCCGCCCGTGGGTCACCAGCCACCGACGGGCTGGGGGCCAAGGTGAAGCTGGAGGAGAAGCAGCACCACCCATGCCAGAAGTGCCCACGGGTCTTCAACAACCGCTGGTACCTGGAGAAACACATGAACGTGACCCACAGCCGCATGCAGATCTGCGACCAGTGTGGCAAGCGCTTCCTGCTGGAGAGCGAGCTGCTGCTGCACCGGCAGACGGACTGTGAGCGCAACATCCAG TGTGTGAcgtgtggcaaagctttcaaaAAGCTCTGGTCCCTTCACGAGCACAACAAGATCGTGCATGGCTACGCGGAGAAGAAGTTCTCGTGCGAGATCTGTGAGAAGAAGTTCTACACCATGGCCCACGTGCGCAAGCACATGGTGG CCCACACCAAGGACATGCCCTTCACCTGTGAGACCTGTGGGAAGTCCTTCAAGCGCAGCATGTCCCTCAAGGTGCACTCCCTGCAGCACTCGGGGGAGAAGCCCTTCAGATGTGAG AACTGCAATGAGCGCTTCCAGTACAAATACCAGCTGCGGTCACACATGAGCATCCACATCGGCCACAAGCAGTTCATGTGCCAGTGGTGTGGCAAGGACTTCAACATGAAGCAGTACTTTGATGAGCACATGAAGACCCACACAG GGGAGAAACCTTACATCTGCGAGATCTGCGGCAAGAGCTTCACCAGCCGGCCCAACATGAAGCGGCACCGGCGCACGCACACGGGCGAGAAGCCGTACCCGTGCGACGTCTGCGGCCAGCGTTTCCGCTTCTCCAACATGCTCAAGGCCCACAAGGAGAAGTGCTTCCGTGTCAGCCACCCGCTGGCCACCGACGGGTCCCCGGCCCCCGGCCTGCCCACTGCCCCGCCCGCGCACACGCTGGCCCTCCTCCCGGGGCCACCGCACCTGCCACCTCCGCCACCACTCTTCCCCACCACGGCCCACGGCGGCGGCAGGGTGGACGCCAACAACTGA
- the Zbtb47 gene encoding zinc finger and BTB domain-containing protein 47 isoform X1, producing the protein MLLVEKTTDSPAVEFSLVEDVALHFACLMGRLNEQRLFQPDLCDVDLVLVPQRSVFPAHKGVLAAYSQFFHSLFTQNKQLQRVELSLEALAPGGLQQILNFIYTSKLLVNATNVHEVLSAASLLQMADIAASCQELLDARSLGPPGQGTVALAQPTASCTPATPPYYCDIKQEADTPGLPKIYAREGPDPYSVRVEDGAGTAAGTVPATIGPAQPFFKEEKEGGTEEARGPPASLCKLEGGEELEEELGGPGSYSRQEQSQIIVEVNLNNQTLHVSTGPEGKPGTGANPATMVLGREDRLQRHSEEEEADDDEEEEEEEEGGGSGGGEEEEEEEEEEGGSQGEEEDEEEEEAHTEPEEEEEEEEGHSEQDPESSEEEEEDEEEEGEAEGGQGPVGTGGRQGSRADPPAHSRMATRSRENARRRGTAEPEEAGRRGGKRPKPTGVAPAPARGSPATDGLGAKVKLEEKQHHPCQKCPRVFNNRWYLEKHMNVTHSRMQICDQCGKRFLLESELLLHRQTDCERNIQCVTCGKAFKKLWSLHEHNKIVHGYAEKKFSCEICEKKFYTMAHVRKHMVAHTKDMPFTCETCGKSFKRSMSLKVHSLQHSGEKPFRCENCNERFQYKYQLRSHMSIHIGHKQFMCQWCGKDFNMKQYFDEHMKTHTGEKPYICEICGKSFTSRPNMKRHRRTHTGEKPYPCDVCGQRFRFSNMLKAHKEKCFRVSHPLATDGSPAPGLPTAPPAHTLALLPGPPHLPPPPPLFPTTAHGGGRVDANN; encoded by the exons ATG TTGCTGGTTGAGAAGACAACCGACTCACCAGCGGTGGAGTTCTCGCTGGTGGAGGACGTGGCGCTGCACTTCGCCTGCTTGATGGGCCGTCTGAACGAGCAGCGGCTCTTCCAGCCCGACCTCTGTGACGTGGACCTGGTGCTGGTGCCCCAGCGCAGCGTCTTCCCGGCTCACAAGGGCGTGCTGGCCGCCTACAGCCAGTTCTTCCACTCGCTCTTCACCCAGAACAAGCAGCTGCAGCGCGTGGAGCTGTCCCTGGAGGCGCTGGCGCCGGGCGGCCTGCAGCAGATCCTCAACTTCATCTACACGTCCAAGCTGCTGGTCAACGCCACCAACGTCCACGAGGTGCTCAGTGCCGCCTCCTTGCTGCAGATGGCCGACATTGCCGCGTCCTGCCAGGAGCTGCTGGACGCCCGCTCCCTCGGACCCCCGGGCCAAGGCACCGTGGCTCTCGCCCAGCCGACGGCCAGCTGCACCCCAGCCACGCCACCCTACTACTGTGACATCAAGCAGGAGGCTGACACCCCGGGCCTGCCCAAGATCTATGCCCGTGAGGGCCCCGACCCCTACTCGGTGCGTGTGGAGGACGGGGCTGGGACCGCTGCTGGCACAGTGCCCGCCACCATTGGGCCAGCCCAGCCTTTTttcaaggaggaaaaagagggagGTACTGAAGAGGCCAGAGGGCCCCCGGCCAGCCTCTGCAAGCTGGAGGGTggtgaggagctggaggaggagctcGGGGGCCCTGGCAGCTACAGTCGCCAGGAGCAGTCCCAGATCATCGTGGAGGTGAACCTCAACAACCAGACGCTGCACGTGTCCACAGGGCCCGAGGGGAAACCGGGCACTGGGGCAAACCCGGCCACCATGGTGCTGGGCCGGGAGGACAGGCTGCAGAGACActcggaggaggaggaggctgatgatgatgaggaggaggaggaggaggaggagggtggtggcagtggagggggagaggaggaggaagaggaggaggaggaggagggtggcagccagggagaggaggaggacgaggaggaggaggaggcgcaCACAGagccagaggaagaagaggaggaagaggaagggcacAGTGAGCAGGATCCAGAGagctcagaggaggaggaggaagacgaggaggaggaaggagaggccgAAGGTGGGCAGGGGCCAGTGGGGACCGGGGGGCGCCAGGGCAGCCGAGCAGACCCCCCTGCCCACAGTCGAATGGCCACGAGGTCCCGGGAGAATGCCCGGCGCCGGGGCACCGCTGAGCCTGAGGAGGCTGGGCGGCGGGGTGGGAAGCGGCCGAAGCCCACTGGAGTGGCCCCTGCACCCGCCCGTGGGTCACCAGCCACCGACGGGCTGGGGGCCAAGGTGAAGCTGGAGGAGAAGCAGCACCACCCATGCCAGAAGTGCCCACGGGTCTTCAACAACCGCTGGTACCTGGAGAAACACATGAACGTGACCCACAGCCGCATGCAGATCTGCGACCAGTGTGGCAAGCGCTTCCTGCTGGAGAGCGAGCTGCTGCTGCACCGGCAGACGGACTGTGAGCGCAACATCCAG TGTGTGAcgtgtggcaaagctttcaaaAAGCTCTGGTCCCTTCACGAGCACAACAAGATCGTGCATGGCTACGCGGAGAAGAAGTTCTCGTGCGAGATCTGTGAGAAGAAGTTCTACACCATGGCCCACGTGCGCAAGCACATGGTGG CCCACACCAAGGACATGCCCTTCACCTGTGAGACCTGTGGGAAGTCCTTCAAGCGCAGCATGTCCCTCAAGGTGCACTCCCTGCAGCACTCGGGGGAGAAGCCCTTCAGATGTGAG AACTGCAATGAGCGCTTCCAGTACAAATACCAGCTGCGGTCACACATGAGCATCCACATCGGCCACAAGCAGTTCATGTGCCAGTGGTGTGGCAAGGACTTCAACATGAAGCAGTACTTTGATGAGCACATGAAGACCCACACAG GGGAGAAACCTTACATCTGCGAGATCTGCGGCAAGAGCTTCACCAGCCGGCCCAACATGAAGCGGCACCGGCGCACGCACACGGGCGAGAAGCCGTACCCGTGCGACGTCTGCGGCCAGCGTTTCCGCTTCTCCAACATGCTCAAGGCCCACAAGGAGAAGTGCTTCCGTGTCAGCCACCCGCTGGCCACCGACGGGTCCCCGGCCCCCGGCCTGCCCACTGCCCCGCCCGCGCACACGCTGGCCCTCCTCCCGGGGCCACCGCACCTGCCACCTCCGCCACCACTCTTCCCCACCACGGCCCACGGCGGCGGCAGGGTGGACGCCAACAACTGA